In Thermococcus bergensis, one DNA window encodes the following:
- a CDS encoding fumarate hydratase: MEGAIFEAIKLAVTKIPDDVVESLQEAYKKEDNPVAKFNLENILKAVEIGKREQIPVCQDTGTVTFFVEAGIESPYLREIKEAIASALEKATKEIPLRPNSLDVVTNKNVGNLPIIHWELVNGDKIRVAILPKGGGSENCSALAMLTPAEGFEGVKRAVINRVKECGGKPCPPVIIGIGIGGSSNTALKLAKKALLRPVGERHRDKRIAKFEEELLEEINSLGIGPMGMGGKTTALDVKVEIAYRHPASFPAGIVFQCWAHRRAFLEISSNGDVRIWQ, translated from the coding sequence TACAAAAAGGAAGATAACCCAGTTGCAAAGTTCAACCTCGAAAACATTTTGAAAGCCGTTGAAATTGGAAAGCGAGAGCAAATCCCTGTATGCCAAGATACCGGAACAGTGACTTTCTTCGTAGAGGCTGGAATCGAAAGCCCATACTTAAGAGAAATCAAAGAGGCAATAGCTTCAGCTCTGGAAAAGGCAACGAAGGAAATCCCCCTAAGACCAAACTCCCTCGATGTAGTTACGAACAAAAACGTTGGGAACCTCCCGATTATTCATTGGGAGCTTGTAAATGGCGACAAGATAAGGGTAGCAATCCTCCCAAAGGGTGGAGGTAGCGAAAACTGCTCTGCCTTAGCAATGCTTACTCCCGCAGAAGGCTTTGAAGGTGTGAAGAGGGCTGTAATTAATAGAGTTAAGGAATGCGGCGGAAAGCCCTGCCCCCCAGTAATCATAGGAATCGGGATTGGGGGAAGCTCTAACACGGCCTTAAAGCTTGCCAAAAAAGCCCTGTTAAGACCCGTAGGAGAGAGGCACAGAGACAAAAGGATAGCAAAATTCGAGGAGGAGCTGCTTGAAGAGATAAACTCCCTCGGAATAGGCCCCATGGGGATGGGAGGAAAAACAACTGCTCTAGACGTCAAGGTTGAGATAGCCTATAGACACCCGGCTTCATTCCCTGCTGGAATCGTTTTCCAGTGCTGGGCTCATAGGAGGGCTTTTCTGGAGATAAGCTCAAACGGAGATGTGAGAATATGGCAGTGA
- a CDS encoding FumA C-terminus/TtdB family hydratase beta subunit, translated as MAVKLRTPLNEKEVLKLKAGDLVYLSGVIYTARDLAHRKILEEGAPFDLRGAVIYHCGPIVRKKESKYEIVSAGPTTSARMNRHLEKILSMGIKGIIGKGGMNPEPFKEHRAVYFAFTGGAGSLAAKSVKRVLDVYWLEELGIPEAVWVLEVEDFPLIVGIDAFGNSLYSNPR; from the coding sequence ATGGCAGTGAAGCTGAGAACACCCCTAAATGAGAAGGAGGTATTAAAGCTCAAAGCCGGGGACTTGGTTTACCTCTCTGGAGTAATATACACGGCAAGGGACTTGGCACACAGGAAAATACTTGAGGAGGGAGCGCCTTTTGATTTAAGAGGAGCTGTTATCTATCACTGCGGCCCCATAGTGCGAAAAAAGGAAAGCAAGTATGAGATAGTCTCCGCGGGCCCAACAACAAGCGCGAGAATGAACAGACACCTCGAAAAAATCCTAAGCATGGGAATCAAAGGCATCATAGGGAAAGGCGGGATGAATCCAGAACCCTTTAAAGAACATAGGGCAGTTTACTTTGCATTTACTGGTGGTGCTGGCTCTCTGGCTGCAAAGAGCGTAAAAAGAGTTTTGGACGTTTACTGGCTTGAGGAGCTTGGAATTCCTGAGGCGGTTTGGGTTCTAGAGGTTGAGGACTTTCCGCTCATAGTGGGAATAGACGCTTTTGGGAACTCCTTATACTCTAACCCCCGCTGA
- a CDS encoding MoaD/ThiS family protein, with protein sequence MVKIRLMGAFAHLAKARELEIKLDRPKTVDEILRELIPRYDEFHDKIILINGKPARGDAVVEEGDEIKVMPVLSGG encoded by the coding sequence ATGGTGAAAATCAGGCTTATGGGAGCTTTTGCTCATCTTGCCAAAGCTAGAGAGCTTGAGATAAAGCTCGACAGGCCCAAGACCGTGGATGAGATACTTAGGGAGCTAATCCCAAGGTATGACGAATTCCATGACAAGATAATCCTCATCAACGGCAAGCCCGCAAGGGGAGATGCAGTAGTTGAGGAAGGGGATGAAATAAAGGTCATGCCAGTTCTCAGCGGGGGTTAG
- a CDS encoding IS982-like element ISPfu3 family transposase (programmed frameshift), translating into MVVMNFQQEILIIKSEIYPIISKHYPKNTRREVISLYDLITFAILAHLHFGGVYKHAYRVLIEEMKLFPKIRYNKLTERLNRHEKLLLLAQEELFKKHAREYVRILDSKPIQTKELARKNRKEKKGSSEIISEKPAVGFVPSKKKFYYGYKLTCYSDGNLLALLSVDPANKHDVSVVREKFWVIVEEFSGCFLFLDKGYVSRELQEEFLKFGVVYTPVKRENQVSNLEEKKFYKYLSDFRRRIETLFSKFSEFLLRPSRSVSLRGLAVRILGAILAVNLDRLYNFTDGGN; encoded by the exons GTGGTTGTTATGAACTTTCAGCAGGAAATCCTGATCATAAAATCCGAAATCTATCCGATAATCAGCAAACACTACCCGAAAAACACTCGCAGGGAAGTAATCAGCCTCTACGACCTGATAACCTTCGCAATACTAGCCCACCTGCACTTCGGAGGAGTTTACAAGCACGCTTACAGAGTCCTAATCGAAGAAATGAAGCTGTTCCCAAAAATCAGGTACAACAAACTAACAGAACGCTTGAACAGGCACGAAAAACTCCTGCTCCTAGCGCAGGAAGAATTATTCAAAAAACACGCCAGAGAATACGTTAGAATACTGGACTCAAAGCCCATTCAGACCAAGGAGTTGGCCAGAAAAAACAGGAAGGAGAAGAAGGGTTCTTCAGAAATCATCTCTGAAAAGCCCGCAGTTGGGTTTGTTCCCTCTA AAAAAAAGTTTTACTATGGGTACAAGCTGACCTGTTACTCTGATGGAAATTTGCTGGCTTTGCTGTCCGTTGATCCGGCAAACAAGCATGATGTGAGTGTTGTCAGGGAAAAGTTCTGGGTGATTGTTGAGGAGTTTTCTGGCTGTTTTCTGTTTTTGGATAAGGGTTACGTTAGTAGAGAACTTCAGGAGGAATTCCTGAAGTTTGGCGTTGTTTACACGCCGGTGAAGCGGGAGAATCAGGTTAGTAATCTGGAGGAGAAGAAGTTTTACAAGTACTTGTCTGACTTTCGCAGGAGGATTGAGACTTTGTTTTCGAAGTTTTCTGAGTTTCTTCTGAGGCCGAGCAGGAGTGTTAGTTTGAGGGGGTTAGCTGTCAGGATTTTAGGGGCGATTCTGGCCGTGAATCTGGACAGATTATACAACTTCACAGATGGTGGGAACTAG
- a CDS encoding DeoR/GlpR family DNA-binding transcription regulator, which translates to MFAEERRAKILELLRRQKSMTVSELAKILNVSEPTIRRDLAFLESKRQIIRTHGGAMAIEYFSHEPTFFEKESLEKSAKEEIGKLANQLVKDGDVIVLDSGTTTLEIARNLEDKNITVTLVPTICEVV; encoded by the coding sequence GTGTTTGCGGAAGAACGAAGGGCCAAAATCTTAGAGCTCCTCCGGAGACAGAAAAGCATGACTGTTTCTGAGTTAGCCAAAATACTTAACGTCTCAGAACCCACAATAAGAAGAGATCTAGCATTTTTGGAAAGTAAAAGGCAGATAATTCGTACTCATGGTGGAGCCATGGCTATAGAGTATTTTTCTCACGAGCCCACGTTCTTTGAAAAAGAATCCCTTGAGAAGTCAGCCAAGGAAGAAATTGGAAAATTGGCTAATCAGCTCGTGAAGGATGGAGACGTCATAGTCTTGGATTCCGGTACCACCACTCTGGAGATAGCCCGAAACCTTGAAGATAAAAATATCACTGTAACCCTAGTTCCCACCATCTGTGAAGTTGTATAA
- a CDS encoding GIY-YIG nuclease family protein — protein MKGSYLLVIYLERDANIRTKAREFRLKKGYYIYVGSAMNSLEKRVARHFKKKKRLHWHIDFLLQKARLLSAYLIPSEERLEEELSRTVGEVFKGIEGFGASDVGVKTNLYYSAIPPDGTICNILNSRGPRWKRVKSYEDIMNWREENAENGEG, from the coding sequence ATGAAGGGCTCCTATCTTCTTGTAATCTATCTGGAAAGAGATGCAAATATAAGAACAAAAGCCCGGGAGTTTCGTTTGAAAAAAGGATACTACATTTACGTTGGCTCTGCAATGAACTCCCTTGAAAAAAGAGTTGCAAGACATTTCAAAAAGAAAAAACGTCTTCACTGGCATATTGATTTTCTTCTTCAAAAAGCACGGCTTTTGAGTGCTTATCTAATACCCAGCGAGGAAAGACTTGAAGAAGAACTCTCCCGTACTGTGGGAGAAGTTTTTAAAGGGATTGAAGGCTTTGGGGCAAGTGATGTTGGGGTAAAAACGAATTTATATTACTCTGCAATTCCTCCGGATGGAACAATATGTAACATCTTAAACTCAAGAGGCCCCAGGTGGAAAAGAGTTAAAAGTTACGAAGATATTATGAACTGGAGGGAAGAGAATGCTGAGAATGGGGAAGGTTGA
- a CDS encoding geranylgeranylglyceryl/heptaprenylglyceryl phosphate synthase — MLRMGKVESYIHEKLEKEKLHFVLLDPDDVSPETAGKLAKMSEELGVDAIMVGGSTGAEGEILDEVVKSIKESSSLPVILFPGSHGGISKYADAIFFMSLLNSRNPFFITGAQALGAFTVKRYGIEPIPMAYLIIEPGETVGWVSDAKPIPRHKPKIAAAYALAGQYMGMRLVYLEAGSGAPEHVPNEMIKTVKSVIDIPLIVGGGIRSYEGAKEVAQSGADIIVTGTAIEKAGSLEEARKRLESIIRGVKEVKP; from the coding sequence ATGCTGAGAATGGGGAAGGTTGAATCATACATTCATGAGAAGCTCGAGAAAGAAAAACTTCACTTTGTTCTCCTAGACCCGGATGATGTTTCTCCTGAAACTGCCGGGAAACTTGCCAAAATGAGTGAGGAACTCGGTGTGGACGCAATAATGGTAGGTGGCTCCACAGGAGCAGAGGGAGAAATTCTTGATGAGGTCGTTAAGTCAATAAAAGAGAGCTCCAGCCTGCCTGTGATACTTTTCCCTGGTTCTCATGGGGGGATAAGCAAATATGCGGATGCAATATTCTTTATGAGCCTCCTCAATTCGCGGAATCCCTTTTTCATTACTGGTGCCCAGGCGCTTGGAGCTTTTACAGTAAAGCGCTACGGGATTGAGCCCATACCAATGGCTTATCTCATAATAGAGCCTGGTGAAACTGTTGGGTGGGTTAGTGATGCCAAGCCAATTCCAAGGCACAAGCCAAAGATAGCCGCCGCTTACGCCCTAGCTGGCCAGTATATGGGAATGAGGCTCGTTTACCTTGAGGCGGGAAGCGGTGCTCCGGAGCATGTTCCGAATGAGATGATAAAAACCGTAAAGAGCGTTATAGACATACCTCTCATAGTAGGTGGAGGCATAAGGAGCTATGAGGGTGCGAAGGAAGTCGCCCAGAGCGGTGCGGATATAATAGTTACCGGGACAGCGATAGAAAAGGCAGGCTCTCTGGAAGAGGCCAGAAAAAGGCTTGAGAGTATTATAAGGGGAGTTAAAGAAGTTAAGCCCTAG